In Tsuneonella amylolytica, one genomic interval encodes:
- a CDS encoding DUF305 domain-containing protein — MDQNSEKPAMGYGRFAAMIAVSTVVMYGLMYLNTYATSHIWWSQTRAWMALLMGAVMAVIMLGFMRKMYPSRSTNLAIFGGAIAVFALSLWLVRSQETVDDVSYMKAMIPHHSIAIMTSERAHIKDREVRKLADAIIDAQIREIAEMKAMIAQLEASPVPAGAPDLPSYRDADRPPPPPQTDESTGIDTQKPIN, encoded by the coding sequence ATGGACCAAAATTCCGAAAAGCCCGCGATGGGCTACGGCCGGTTTGCCGCGATGATCGCGGTTTCCACGGTCGTGATGTACGGTCTCATGTACCTCAACACTTACGCGACGAGCCACATCTGGTGGAGCCAGACGCGCGCGTGGATGGCGTTGCTCATGGGCGCCGTGATGGCGGTGATCATGCTCGGCTTCATGCGCAAGATGTATCCGAGCCGGTCGACCAATCTTGCGATCTTCGGCGGAGCGATCGCGGTCTTCGCCCTGTCCCTATGGCTGGTCCGAAGCCAGGAGACGGTCGACGACGTCAGTTACATGAAGGCGATGATCCCGCACCACTCGATCGCGATCATGACGAGCGAGCGCGCGCACATCAAGGATCGCGAGGTGCGCAAGCTGGCCGACGCGATCATCGATGCGCAGATTCGCGAGATTGCCGAGATGAAGGCAATGATCGCCCAGCTCGAGGCGAGCCCCGTCCCCGCCGGTGCGCCCGACCTGCCGAGCTACCGCGACGCCGACCGACCGCCCCCGCCGCCTCAGACAGACGAGTCGACCGGCATCGACACCCAGAAACCCATCAACTGA